Below is a window of Mustela lutreola isolate mMusLut2 chromosome 18, mMusLut2.pri, whole genome shotgun sequence DNA.
accTCAAAGTTCTAGAGAGTAAATGTGGGAAAATAggcaatgtaatttttttaaagagtagcaAGAAGAAACTAGACCATACTAAatcaaaatgtaattaaaagtaGCTTGGTATAGATAGAAATAAAcatcaaacaaaatagaaattgaaggGGAAAATGGGAATTTTGACTTGACAAGGGTGCCATTTCAAAGCAGtggtattaaaaattattctatcaGTGATattagtgtctttttaaaaaaacgatTTTCTTGAAGTCTAATTCACATCAGTAAACTACCCATTTAAAGTTACAATTCTATGACTTTTGAGAGTTGTATATGCCCTTGAAACCATGACTGCAATCAAGATACAGAGCACATCCTCCCCCAAAGTTTCCCCCTGCCTTAAAAACTggattttgaggggcacctgtgtgctcagtaagttaagcggttaagtgtctgccttcagctcaggtcatgatcccaaggtcctgagatcaagtccagctccctgctcagcaagaagtccactttccctgtccctctggacctcccccaacttgcacacactcttttcctctcaaataaatgaataaaatctctgaggggaaaaaaaaaaccctgattttGAGAAAGACAAAACCTGAATCCGTACCTTGCTCATGTCAAAACATATTTCAAATGAAGATTTAAATGCAAAAGTGTAACATTAatagaaggaataaaaaatgtatatttctatAATATTGGTGGTAAGGAAAGTGATTCTGAGAATGACATAAAACTCAGCACAAAGAATTGATAAATTTGACCACATCAAATTATCAAATTTCTGAATAGCACAAAATACCATAAATGAAGTCAAAGgttcaagactaaaaaaaattattttcaacacaAATGACAAAATATCATTTACACATTAAAAGATCTTATAAATTGATAcgaaaaagacaaatatcccaGTAGAAAATCTGCAGGGAAAATGAACAGGCAATGCACAGAATACTAAGGTTTGTAAACTAtaagaagcatttttatttttattcacactTGTAAACCTCAGCAGAGTAGGAAAGAATTCATTTTAATCACCATTTCACAAACTAAAAGATGGTCtggatttttgtggttttgtgCCTAAGATCTAGAGAGGAACTGAGAAAATTCACTGTAAACTGAAATACACTTAAAGTcacaaataattatttcaagaaCTCCATTATTCCCTATACTAGCCAGGCTTTGTGacttttcataattttgttaaaataaatttcacaatTCTTACTGTGCACAATACCAATGTGAATCATAGATGGAAGTTTGTTATTTACATGGCTAATAAAATGATTTGACAGAAAGAAGCAACAGTTCTTTATAATGTGTAAtaatctcattaaaatttttttaacttacctTTTTACCTGGAGAAGAGGGCTTAAAGGGGTGTGAAAgtaattctttcttctctgtttttttaattggtgGTAAagttttctcaaatgaataaggaTTGGTATCAAAATATTCCCTTGGGTAAAGGTTTAACTTGAAAGGTGTTCCTTTAACTAAACGGTGGTGTTCTTCATTCTCCTTCTGTAAATCAGAGTTTGAAACTATGTAACAAATGATTCAAATGATGCAAAatgattaaatttttcttttatattttaaaacatgcatgtagattttttaaatatatactgcTAGGTTCACTTTAAAACATtcatttgttatgttttgtttctatGATACAAAAGATACCACCTCTTCCACACTACAGTGGTAAGGATAACCATTCAATTTATTCTTTTGGGTagtgtttctcaaattttagTTTTCATAGGAAATTcttgataatttatttaaaatacaaattacaaGCTCTTCTCTCAAAGATTTCTGATCCTCTTGGTCTGCTAGACGATCCTCAAATCTGTAGTTTTGTCAGTCacccccaggtgatgctgatgcagGTACCATAAAGCAATGCTTTAAAGATCACCTTTTGCTAGAATATTGTGTCTGTTTTACCAACTCTTGCACTGTAGTATTCAGTTGAGTACGAATCAGCACATATATGTGAGTaaataggggatgcctgggtggctcagtgggttaagcctctgccttcggctcaggtcatgatctcagggtcctgggactgagtcccacatcgggctctctgctcagtggggagtctgcttcctcctctctctctttctctctctgcctgactctctgcctacttgtgatctctgtctgtcaaatacgtaaataaaaatcttttaaaaaattatatatgagtAAACTActcaaaggcaaaaaaagaacCACCTTAAAAGACTAGAGGTAACAGTGCCTGGCTCTTACCACGGGGCTGGCAACAGTTCTGGTTCCATCAGCTATACTGGAAAACATGGCTGCTAGGGCCCGGGGTAGAGCACACAGAAAGGGGTGACCTCAGGAGCAGGGACACTTAGCCCTAGATTGAGCATTGCTCCTATCCCAcctaacaaatcttaaaagtGAGACCTGAAAAAATTCCAACAGTTTCCAAGTCATTTCACTGCATCCCAGAACAAagcccaagaatttttttttttttaagattttttctttatttatctaacagagatcacaagtaggcagagaggcaggcagagagagaggaggaagcaggctccctgcagagcagaaagcccgatgtggggctcgatcccaggaccctgggaccacgacctgagccgaaggccgaggcttaacccactgagccacccaggtgccccaagaatttttataatataagaaAACATACAGCACTCAACAAAGTAAATGTCACAGTGCCTGACATCCAATCAAAAATCATTAATAatacaaagtagaaaaatatgacctcaaagaagaaaaaccagtaATTCAAAATTAACCAAGAACTGACATAGATGTTACAattaacagaaaaggaaattgaaacaatAATCAAACTGTATACTAACTATAGAGAcatataagatatatttttttaagaaaccaatGAAGTAGAACTTCTGGAGAGCAAAAACACCATGTGTGAGATTAGAAATACACACATGAAAGCATACCAGATCTTGCAGAAGAATAGATTAGTGACCTTAAGgacatagaaaaagaaacaattcaaaatggaatacagaaaaggaaaaagagaagtaaaagaaacaataaaaaacaaagcaaacagagCACTGATAATCTGTGGGACAATTTCAAGAGATCTAATGCATATGTAAAAGGGgtccctgagagagaagagaaagataaaagaacagaaaaaataactgaagaaataatagctgaaaatattCCAActttgatgaaaactataaacccacAAGTCCAAGAAGCTCAATAAACTCCAAGAAGAAGCAAGATGAAAACACTACCAAagcacatcataatcaaattacTCAAACGAGTAACatacaaatcttaaaagtagCCAAAGAAGAGAGGACAGTAAGTACATacagaagaacaacaaaaatcagcATGACAGCAGATTTCTTGTCAGAAACAAGCAAGAATGCAACAGGGTAAgctctttaaaattctaaaaaaatacataaaatttctgACTTTTAAATAATAAGTTCTGAAAATAAGAGCAGAACTTTACTATTAGGAGAGAAAAGTATTTTATGCACATAAAGTTTCGGATAAGACTAATTACTGGGGCAGCCAAGGGGCTCAAtcggttaggtgactgccttccggctcaggtcatgatcccagggacctgggatcaagtcctgagttgggctctctgctcagtggggagtctgcttatccctttcccctcccccgttcgttctctctctcaaatacataaataaaatcttaaaaaaaaagactactgagTCACTGATAAAACTGCtttgtgtatatttgtatgttaTTACTATTCCTACAGATGAAAAGTAGCTTATACATAATTTTGTGATAATCCATACATAGCAACAAAGATGCTTGTTAAATGACCAAGGTTCTGCCCAATTTAATAGAAAACTTTTCCTGGGTTTGGACACACCCCTTTGCAAAAATGGCCACTATCCTTCTATCTCGTGGCCCTACTGCTGCTTAAAGTCACCACGGAAAAATTGTTGAAAACTGCAtgcctaaaacaacaacaacaacaacaaaaactaataaaatgttgCCATTTAAGTTCTATTGTTTAATGTCCAAACGAATTTGACTTTTCATTAATGCCAGTTTCCTCTAAGTTATATTGAAATTGTTAAATTATGTTAATACTGCTCCAAAATTTATAAGGTTTCCCCTACTCATTCCCATACAGGCTTTGTCTATATAAGCGACTATGTTTCATTCAAAgtcaaatattatataaaatgcgTATAGAGGCATATACGCGCacatttagcttttatttctatCATTAAATAGAGTACTTTCCTCCCATCCTATCACTCTCTTTTCTGTAGGTATTCACTATTCACCCATTCTCTTCCTTTGACATTCTCCTCTCTCCCTATCACTCCTGCATTGCATTCATTGATCATAATGGCTCGACTAGGCTGCAGGTACTGCCGCTACTGCATTAGCCACAAGATACCAGGGTGTAGTGGGAATATGGCTAAGGTTTGAGACATGGCTCTTCTACTCAAAATAGGACATAGCTGATCAGGCCAAGTTAACTGAAGTCTCATAGCAGTTGAGAGAGATATAAGGTTGATGTGATAAACTATACCAGGAGTTAAAAGCTCATCCTGGGAAGAGTGAAAAGATATATAGCAAGATATGGATATCAATatcaaaaaggtaaaattatcaCAAATCATGAGTATCAGTCTACCATTGCCCTAGTAAAACAAAcactgataaaataaaacaatgcataATTAGATCACAAATGAGTTCTCTAGGTCAACTAACAAAGAttgaagaaagttaaaaatagattattttaccTTATAATTTAGTTTCGGTGCATCATAGAAATCAGCAGAGTGTGAAAACTGCTTACCAATGGTAATATTTGCATAGCTAAGGGAGGAAATTAAGTAATGGTGATTTTAGgattcagaaatttaaatttaagttcaaaACAAATTATATGAAAGTATGAAAAACATCTTACCCATATCCagttcctttctttcctgggttTGTGTATAAATTCTTTCCAGGTGCCTCATATTTTTCTCTGGGTTTTGACTGTGCACTGAAGAATGGCACGGGACCACCTAATGTGCCATAGTAGCTTCCTAAACCACATcttaaatacagttttttaaaaaaagaggcaaattAATACAGCAAATTTTGTATTATACATATTTGATcacaatttatttaaagaatgactgaaaaaggaacaaaataatgcAACGGAACTGACTTGCCTAACTTTGGTAAGAAAAAAGCAACCAacgtttttagtttttaattttccccATTTTCCAAAGTCACAAATTTTCTAGTgagataatgtttttattttttatgcttattttaaatGTTCCATATAAACAAAATTTCATAATCTCTAGGAAGTGAAAATAGTTTCCATTAATTCAGGAGATTACAGCTTTACTAACCTCAAAAAAATAGGACAATTAAGCACAAAATTGGCCTTCAACCAATCCTCACCACAAACTCTACACACATTACAGAATGTGCATTAATGTCATATCATAAagcttatatataatatgatacacCAGACTacatgattttctttgtttagtggtttaaaggtaagaaaaaaatggaccTTCACATTAATAACTGTCTCAACTAAAATACTGTTAAACTCTATGCATGTATCTTcaccatgatttttaaataacaccTTCATAAATTATCTTCTTTATCAAAAAAAGGGCTTctcttaattttataatttttatgtatacatttttaaagtttttacaaagcaaaaaaaaaaaaaaaaaaaaaagagtaaagggcACAGATGACCCAAGGTAGCTTTTTCAAGGTTTTGAAACAAATGTATTTGCATTATTTAGCCGGCTTTTATTACATGAACTAATAGAGAGCAATGACATAATCAAAAATCTAATGAGATGAGGATCTACTTAGAACTACCTATCAACCTGTATCACCCAATATTAACTGTCTCCACCTCCAAAACAagtgtaaaagtttaaaaaatggatcATACTTCTTAAGTCCTCCAGAATAATACACAATTTGAGCTAGAGTAGAGAAAAGGACAGGAGACATATCTATGACTTTTCCCCAAACACTTACGGCTTTTTATCTCCACTACTAGGGAGGAAGGCTTTGCCTAGATTTTTTTTGGCTTCTTCCATCATACGCTGTCTCCTCACTTGGTTCAGACTTACATAGCCTTCACCTTCAAATATCCTTACAAAATGGGGATCAAAATAACCAGCCTGGAGATTCGACATTTCTTTGGATCCCCCAGGAAGcatctgtttatttttgcttgcaGCCTCATTAAAaggtcctttaaaaataaattaggaataTCATAATTTTGAGCTCACTAATAattaaagaacatgaaaaataacTGAGAAAAGTTTCAAACTGTGGGATTGGGCCCAGTGAGTTTTGAGTTCTAAATACTGTCTCGAAACGTTCACTGAAAGCTCCGTGTTAGAGTACATTCACAATAAGACCTAAGAGGTTTCCACTAAACCATTTTATTAATTAGGTCCTGGTTATAGGCTCTGAATTTTAGAGCTTAAAAAGACCCTGAAAATTATTTAATCCAATATTTCCCCATCCATAAACTAGAAAACACTGTGTGAGATTATCAGTAAGTACTTgttgggggcggggctgggggtttAGGTTGAATTGAAAGGTGTTCCATTCTCAAACTGAGACAATTCCCCTCCTGGATATATACTCCACACACAGGAGGTTTATACTCACTAAAAGATGTGAACAAGAATTTTCATAGCTGTTTcattcagaatattaaaaaacaagtaaCTACTCAAATGTGCATCAACAGGAGAGcagataaataaatgtgatatatttatacAACAAAATAGTAGTAGcccagcaatttttttaaaaggctttttttataacagcctttttttaaaaagccttatttattttacatttagagCTTCTTTTGAAATTTAGATCTAGGAGCCCTCAATTTGGGAAGTCCTTCggtaatttgaaaatttttttgaactgcAAACAATCCTTAAATCAGCAAGTTATTTAAATTGAGTTTGTATCACtggttttttaattgaaat
It encodes the following:
- the CFAP96 gene encoding UPF0602 protein C4orf47 homolog isoform X1, whose protein sequence is MPVEGGKTDMERIGLFSEMEYITVGDKYVSSFNRPFNEAASKNKQMLPGGSKEMSNLQAGYFDPHFVRIFEGEGYVSLNQVRRQRMMEEAKKNLGKAFLPSSGDKKPCGLGSYYGTLGGPVPFFSAQSKPREKYEAPGKNLYTNPGKKGTGYGYANITIGKQFSHSADFYDAPKLNYKKENEEHHRLVKGTPFKLNLYPREYFDTNPYSFEKTLPPIKKTEKKELLSHPFKPSSPGKKRGRKRQSWREKVQRRGNEKSQADFLLSAEPYERLDLMNLRSWPEPKSRVGSLMDRATQVPCMSHFKSHARNDEDILKAEIG
- the CFAP96 gene encoding UPF0602 protein C4orf47 homolog isoform X2, with the protein product MPVEGGKTDMERIGLFSEMEYITVGDKYVSSFNRPFNEAASKNKQMLPGGSKEMSNLQAGYFDPHFVRIFEGEGYVSLNQVRRQRMMEEAKKNLGKAFLPSSGDKKPCGLGSYYGTLGGPVPFFSAQSKPREKYEAPGKNLYTNPGKKGTGYGYANITIGKQFSHSADFYDAPKLNYKKENEEHHRLVKGTPFKLNLYPREYFDTNPYSFEKTLPPIKKTEKKELLSHPFKPSSPGKKAGGMKAGTFDPYPSHSADPYVVKLATQISSKDAKIFHPPGGPKSRPVESIMTLNVKRALNTKNYKTASVQSY